The proteins below are encoded in one region of Halobaculum roseum:
- a CDS encoding DUF7342 family protein encodes MDEPRAELTADADERATPPAFDELTPVDEVVRGERTRDDFLDAVLDADDPMTVGEVADAAGHGTDAAREYLEWFERMGIVTRVTDSPATYRRNPSYLRWRRVQTLRERYTDEELVDLLGTERERAETYAGEFDADSPDEVAIADRASDDGRSVEDVWADVSAWRTSRRRTDLLERALKAEGEGSAGRRRAV; translated from the coding sequence ATGGACGAGCCGCGAGCGGAACTGACCGCGGACGCGGACGAGCGAGCGACACCGCCGGCGTTCGACGAGTTGACGCCCGTCGACGAGGTCGTCCGCGGCGAACGAACGCGCGACGACTTCCTTGACGCCGTCCTCGACGCCGACGACCCGATGACGGTCGGCGAGGTCGCCGACGCGGCCGGACACGGCACCGACGCGGCGCGGGAGTACCTGGAGTGGTTCGAGCGAATGGGGATCGTCACCCGTGTCACTGATTCGCCGGCGACGTACCGCCGGAACCCGTCGTACCTGCGATGGCGCCGGGTGCAGACGCTTCGGGAGCGATACACCGACGAGGAATTGGTCGACCTCTTGGGGACCGAACGCGAGCGTGCGGAGACGTACGCGGGGGAGTTTGACGCCGACTCGCCCGACGAGGTAGCGATCGCCGACCGCGCGTCCGACGACGGCCGGTCGGTCGAGGACGTGTGGGCGGACGTGAGCGCGTGGCGAACGTCGAGGCGACGGACCGACCTCCTCGAACGGGCACTGAAGGCTGAGGGGGAAGGTTCGGCCGGCCGACGCCGCGCCGTATGA
- a CDS encoding nitric-oxide reductase large subunit, which produces MRVTRRTLAKALVVAFVVNLVVMGAGAALAYEEAPPIPDRIVGPDGETLATGDDVQAGKAAFQRDGLMNHGSILGNGAYYGPDYTADALDLKTEAMREYYAEERYGDAYDDLPAEERAAVDSLVKSDLDDGSPGDGVIEYSAAEAYAHEQVRQEYVERYHEGSNARGVPVDMIDSEEDARRFADFAMWTAWFSHTDRPGADHSFTNDWPPAPAAGNTPGASAMTWSVIAMVLLVAGAGVGIWLYSSIDLPEPSTEGVDVPHPDDTDLLPSQSAALWFVPVAALLFLAQTLLGGLLAHYYIERHAFFGLEEVPGLGIDVLQLLPFAMAKTWHIDLGILWIATLWLGAGLFLPPLLTGYEPDNQARYVKGLLVALVVVAVGGLSGIWLGAHGYFDGDLWWILGNEGLEYLEVGKLWQAGLLVGFVAWAALAARGLKPLLDREEPYGLAHMILYAGGSIALLFTAGFMFTPETNIAVTEFWRWWVVHMWVEGAFEFFIVAVVAMTLVSMNLLRRRSAEKAVLLEALLVMGTGVIGVSHHYWWIGMPDLWVPIGSVFSTLELIPLVFILFEAINEYRALVGSGESFPYTLPFMFIIASGVWNFVGAGVLGFFINLPLINYYEHGTYLTVGHAHAAMFGAFGFLAIGMATYVLRFTVSNWSGRRLRWAFWLWNVGLALMVFVSVLPVGFIQLEVSFTQGYDAARSLAFYNRPLIQSLFWARLPGDTLIILGTALFAYDVAAKLTARRVVDDPDAVITTDGIRAFLDDD; this is translated from the coding sequence ATGAGAGTCACGAGACGGACGCTTGCGAAGGCGCTCGTCGTGGCCTTCGTCGTGAACCTCGTCGTGATGGGCGCCGGCGCCGCGCTGGCGTACGAGGAGGCGCCGCCCATCCCCGACCGGATCGTCGGACCCGACGGCGAGACGCTCGCGACGGGCGACGACGTACAGGCCGGCAAGGCGGCGTTCCAGCGGGACGGGCTGATGAACCACGGTTCGATCCTCGGCAACGGGGCGTACTACGGCCCCGACTACACCGCCGACGCGCTCGACCTGAAGACCGAGGCGATGCGCGAGTACTACGCCGAGGAGCGCTACGGCGACGCGTACGACGACCTCCCCGCGGAGGAGCGCGCGGCCGTCGACTCGCTCGTGAAGTCGGACCTCGACGACGGGTCGCCCGGGGACGGGGTCATCGAGTACTCCGCCGCCGAGGCGTACGCCCACGAACAGGTGCGCCAGGAGTACGTCGAGCGCTACCACGAGGGGTCGAACGCCCGTGGCGTCCCCGTCGACATGATCGACTCCGAGGAGGACGCGCGGCGCTTCGCCGACTTCGCGATGTGGACCGCGTGGTTCTCCCACACCGACCGCCCGGGCGCCGACCACAGCTTCACCAACGACTGGCCGCCCGCGCCCGCCGCCGGTAACACCCCCGGCGCCTCGGCGATGACGTGGAGCGTCATCGCGATGGTGCTGCTCGTCGCCGGCGCCGGGGTCGGTATCTGGCTGTACTCGTCGATCGACCTGCCGGAGCCGTCGACCGAGGGCGTCGACGTGCCCCACCCGGACGACACCGATCTGCTGCCGAGCCAGTCGGCGGCGCTGTGGTTCGTCCCGGTCGCGGCGCTGTTGTTCCTCGCGCAGACGCTGCTCGGCGGGTTGCTCGCTCACTACTACATCGAACGGCACGCGTTCTTCGGGCTGGAGGAGGTTCCGGGACTCGGTATCGACGTCCTCCAGTTGCTCCCGTTCGCGATGGCGAAGACGTGGCACATCGATCTGGGGATCCTCTGGATCGCGACGCTCTGGCTGGGGGCCGGGCTGTTCCTCCCGCCGCTCCTGACGGGCTACGAGCCCGACAACCAGGCGCGGTACGTGAAGGGGCTGCTCGTCGCGTTGGTGGTCGTCGCCGTCGGCGGGCTCTCGGGCATCTGGCTCGGCGCACACGGCTACTTCGACGGCGACCTCTGGTGGATCCTCGGCAACGAGGGGCTGGAGTACCTGGAGGTCGGCAAGCTCTGGCAGGCCGGCCTGCTCGTCGGGTTCGTCGCGTGGGCCGCCCTCGCGGCACGGGGGCTCAAGCCCCTGCTCGACCGGGAGGAGCCGTACGGGCTCGCGCACATGATCCTCTACGCCGGCGGCTCCATCGCGCTGCTGTTCACCGCGGGCTTCATGTTCACCCCGGAGACGAACATCGCGGTGACGGAGTTCTGGCGCTGGTGGGTCGTCCACATGTGGGTCGAGGGCGCCTTCGAGTTCTTCATCGTCGCCGTCGTCGCCATGACGCTGGTGTCGATGAACCTCCTTCGGCGCCGCTCGGCCGAGAAGGCCGTCCTGCTGGAGGCGCTGCTGGTGATGGGAACGGGCGTCATCGGCGTCAGCCACCACTACTGGTGGATCGGCATGCCCGACCTCTGGGTGCCCATCGGGAGCGTCTTCTCGACGCTCGAGTTGATCCCGCTGGTGTTCATCCTCTTCGAGGCGATCAACGAGTACCGCGCGCTCGTCGGCAGCGGCGAGTCGTTCCCGTACACGCTGCCGTTCATGTTCATCATCGCCTCCGGGGTGTGGAACTTCGTCGGTGCGGGCGTGCTCGGGTTCTTCATCAACCTCCCGCTGATCAACTACTACGAGCACGGCACCTACCTTACGGTCGGCCACGCCCACGCCGCCATGTTCGGCGCGTTCGGCTTCCTCGCCATCGGCATGGCGACGTACGTGCTCCGGTTCACCGTCTCGAACTGGTCGGGACGGCGCCTGCGGTGGGCGTTCTGGCTGTGGAACGTCGGCCTCGCGCTGATGGTGTTCGTCAGCGTCCTCCCGGTCGGGTTCATCCAGCTGGAGGTGTCGTTCACGCAGGGGTACGACGCCGCGCGCTCGCTGGCGTTCTACAACCGGCCGCTCATCCAGTCGCTGTTCTGGGCGCGGCTCCCCGGGGACACGCTCATCATCCTCGGCACGGCGCTGTTCGCCTACGACGTGGCCGCGAAGCTGACCGCTCGCCGCGTCGTCGACGACCCGGACGCCGTGATCACGACCGACGGGATCCGGGCGTTCCTGGACGACGACTGA
- a CDS encoding molybdopterin-dependent oxidoreductase, translating into MTVRAGEDRAAVDLDRLRAMERERIEREYLCASGERWGGVWRGVPVAAVLEAAGVDIDGDATHLRVVDAGDYAVCVPVATALSAHLAVERDCDPLPPERGPRFLARVDAGKTVKSVRELELLRLDPSDDPEEYENLGY; encoded by the coding sequence GTGACCGTCCGCGCGGGCGAGGACCGCGCCGCCGTGGACCTCGACCGCCTGCGCGCGATGGAGCGCGAGCGCATCGAACGCGAGTATCTATGCGCCAGCGGCGAGCGCTGGGGCGGGGTGTGGCGGGGTGTCCCGGTCGCCGCGGTGCTGGAGGCCGCGGGCGTCGACATCGACGGCGACGCCACCCATCTCAGGGTGGTCGACGCCGGCGACTACGCCGTCTGCGTCCCGGTGGCGACCGCGCTCTCGGCCCACCTCGCGGTCGAGCGCGACTGCGACCCGCTGCCGCCCGAGCGCGGCCCGCGGTTCCTCGCGCGCGTCGACGCCGGAAAGACGGTGAAATCCGTTCGCGAACTCGAACTCCTCCGGCTGGACCCGTCGGACGACCCTGAGGAGTACGAGAACCTCGGGTACTGA
- a CDS encoding P-loop NTPase, protein MADDPAHNCDAHGDGRVGDAADQDAELVERAADALADASLPDGLADDPFTAGVVTDVRAADGTVTLDVSLGPAPTDGELGPETSDLAVERLRGAVFEVAGVEEVRVEEVGTEDMDARDDASGGAGYHDDAGHDGHDDVHEHHTPAADRTLDGVDHVVAVASAKGGVGKTTVSVALARALAADGLDVGLFDADVYGPNVPELLAVEGPVRATDDGAAAPVERAGVETMSVGLLADGGPVAWRGSMAHEALSELLFDTAWGHTVDGADEDAAGDEGADGDGDGRLDVLVLDVPPGTGDVPLTITQSVPVDGTVLVSTPAATALSDTARFRELLDENGVPTLGVVSNMDGFTCPTCGDSHDLFDADVDAADRLECPVLASLPFDADLRERLAVGPEGDGDDAVPEAAREMASTVRERIGLDGDDPVPSAAVDVRGMPERPRREHVRAEAADTDPGGRLSLLDSTPPDPLLDAVSVGFGCPRDGLDPRVRRHGDGRWSLTVERPATGEVADDAEPPAEDAEPGRPGVTGR, encoded by the coding sequence ATGGCCGACGACCCGGCGCACAACTGCGACGCTCACGGCGACGGCCGCGTCGGCGACGCCGCCGACCAGGACGCCGAGCTGGTCGAACGCGCGGCCGACGCCCTCGCCGACGCGTCGCTGCCCGACGGGCTCGCCGACGACCCGTTCACGGCGGGCGTCGTCACGGACGTCCGTGCGGCCGACGGGACGGTCACGCTCGACGTCTCCCTCGGGCCGGCTCCGACCGACGGGGAGCTCGGTCCCGAAACCTCCGATCTCGCGGTCGAACGACTCCGGGGCGCGGTCTTCGAGGTCGCTGGCGTCGAGGAGGTCCGCGTCGAGGAGGTGGGTACCGAGGACATGGACGCGCGCGACGACGCATCCGGTGGCGCGGGTTACCACGATGACGCCGGGCATGACGGCCACGACGACGTGCACGAGCACCACACTCCGGCGGCGGACCGGACGCTCGACGGGGTCGACCACGTCGTCGCGGTCGCCAGCGCCAAGGGCGGCGTCGGCAAGACGACCGTCTCGGTCGCGCTCGCTCGCGCGCTCGCGGCCGACGGCCTCGACGTAGGGCTGTTCGACGCCGACGTGTACGGCCCGAACGTGCCGGAGCTGCTCGCCGTCGAGGGACCGGTCCGCGCGACCGACGACGGCGCCGCCGCGCCCGTCGAGCGCGCCGGCGTCGAGACGATGAGCGTCGGCCTGCTCGCCGACGGCGGTCCGGTCGCCTGGCGGGGATCGATGGCCCACGAGGCGCTCTCGGAGCTGTTGTTCGACACCGCATGGGGCCATACCGTCGACGGTGCGGACGAGGACGCTGCGGGCGACGAGGGAGCCGACGGCGATGGGGACGGCCGTCTCGACGTGCTCGTGCTCGACGTGCCGCCGGGAACTGGCGACGTGCCGCTCACCATCACCCAGTCGGTCCCCGTCGACGGAACCGTGTTGGTGTCGACGCCGGCGGCGACAGCGCTGTCGGACACCGCTCGGTTCCGGGAGCTGCTCGACGAGAACGGTGTCCCGACGCTGGGCGTCGTCAGCAACATGGACGGCTTCACCTGTCCGACCTGCGGCGACAGCCACGACCTGTTCGACGCCGATGTCGACGCCGCCGATCGACTGGAGTGTCCCGTGCTCGCGAGCCTCCCGTTCGACGCGGACCTGCGCGAGCGGCTCGCGGTCGGTCCAGAGGGCGACGGCGATGACGCCGTCCCGGAGGCGGCCCGCGAGATGGCGTCGACCGTCCGGGAGCGGATCGGGCTCGACGGCGACGACCCGGTGCCGTCGGCGGCCGTCGACGTGCGCGGGATGCCCGAGCGCCCGCGCCGCGAGCACGTCCGCGCGGAGGCCGCGGACACCGATCCCGGCGGGCGGCTATCGCTCCTCGACTCGACGCCGCCGGACCCGCTGCTCGATGCGGTCAGCGTCGGGTTCGGCTGTCCGCGAGACGGGCTCGACCCCCGCGTCCGCCGCCACGGCGACGGCCGTTGGTCGCTGACGGTCGAGCGGCCGGCGACCGGGGAAGTCGCCGACGACGCCGAACCTCCGGCCGAGGACGCGGAACCGGGACGCCCGGGGGTGACCGGCCGATGA
- a CDS encoding HEAT repeat domain-containing protein, whose product MGSDDYANWSARGRAPAEDEQSLRTALRAPEAATRRDAALGLVDAAADGLAGETVSRLGERVERDSDPDVRQFAVEALGVAGADASAVAPGLDDPNEWVRAEAVVALARAAPDEAGEGLRNALPDDSGFVRRNAVIALAKTGAADAETLRERLKADPHAGVREYAAKYLATFPGEESETVTVLAAVLARDPEAFVRAGAATALGELGTDRAEEALESQGVTDRSEDVVRAAKRALATARGEDPEDIEVPSSVPGGGPERPEEAPDGRPDGVGAPIGPPTDSSRGAPGGLGGGPNGPPSGPGGRTDSDGRR is encoded by the coding sequence ATGGGATCCGACGACTACGCGAACTGGAGCGCCCGGGGACGGGCGCCGGCCGAGGACGAACAGTCGCTCCGGACCGCCTTGCGCGCCCCCGAAGCGGCGACGCGGCGCGACGCCGCGCTCGGGCTGGTCGACGCGGCGGCCGACGGACTGGCCGGAGAGACCGTGTCCCGACTCGGCGAGCGCGTCGAACGGGACAGCGATCCGGACGTCAGACAGTTCGCCGTCGAGGCGCTCGGCGTCGCCGGCGCGGACGCCTCGGCGGTCGCGCCCGGCCTCGACGACCCGAACGAGTGGGTCCGCGCCGAGGCCGTGGTCGCGCTGGCGCGGGCGGCGCCCGACGAGGCAGGGGAGGGACTGCGGAACGCCCTCCCCGATGACTCCGGGTTCGTCCGACGCAACGCCGTCATCGCGCTGGCGAAGACGGGCGCCGCGGACGCGGAGACCCTCCGCGAGCGGCTCAAGGCGGACCCCCACGCCGGCGTGCGCGAGTACGCCGCGAAGTACCTCGCGACCTTCCCGGGCGAGGAGTCCGAGACCGTGACCGTCCTCGCGGCGGTGCTCGCGCGCGATCCCGAGGCGTTCGTCCGGGCGGGCGCCGCGACCGCGTTGGGCGAACTGGGGACCGACCGCGCGGAGGAGGCGCTGGAGTCGCAGGGCGTCACCGACCGCTCGGAGGACGTGGTCCGGGCCGCGAAACGCGCGCTGGCGACGGCTCGCGGGGAGGACCCCGAGGACATCGAGGTGCCGTCCTCGGTGCCCGGCGGCGGCCCCGAGCGCCCGGAGGAGGCGCCGGACGGCCGTCCCGACGGTGTCGGCGCGCCCATTGGTCCCCCGACCGACTCCTCTCGGGGGGCACCCGGCGGCCTCGGCGGCGGACCGAACGGCCCGCCGAGCGGTCCGGGCGGGCGAACCGACAGCGACGGACGGAGGTGA
- a CDS encoding ethylbenzene dehydrogenase-related protein: MSVGVDAAKRAAADRLDTSAALGATAITAVVLALLLSAQAAMGAAVTSGSQPVAAVDTAPTEPGALAWENATERTVQLNPQQMALPYGGGTVGRLAVETAANDTHVAFRLTWEDPTADTNISEPGAYSDAAAIMLRRGEQPPIMMGGGDAPVNIWYWRASWQHGDQDVGGDMYAYPHPDAETKPGLAADNPLSKQRYSDYGQNYYAKGYGSLSYAENQPVQASGRRTDDGWQVVFVRERTANGTYDAGLSGGEPVHIAFAVWNGSADEVNGKKSITLRFSQLQGDELSVPSDSSGDSGGSGGDGAGGEGEQTASGDGDDGLWITRSFGNGLAGVVGVVVVTYLVAYRSIRRRS, from the coding sequence ATGAGCGTCGGGGTCGACGCCGCGAAACGGGCCGCGGCCGACCGCCTCGACACCTCCGCGGCACTGGGTGCGACAGCCATCACGGCCGTCGTGTTGGCGCTGTTGCTGTCGGCGCAGGCGGCGATGGGCGCGGCCGTGACGAGCGGCAGCCAGCCGGTCGCGGCCGTCGACACCGCCCCGACGGAGCCGGGGGCGCTCGCGTGGGAGAACGCCACCGAACGGACGGTCCAACTCAACCCCCAGCAGATGGCGCTCCCGTACGGCGGCGGCACCGTCGGACGACTCGCCGTCGAAACGGCGGCGAACGACACCCACGTCGCCTTCAGGCTGACGTGGGAGGACCCGACCGCCGACACGAACATCTCCGAGCCGGGCGCCTACAGCGACGCCGCGGCGATCATGCTCCGTCGGGGCGAGCAGCCGCCGATCATGATGGGCGGCGGCGACGCGCCGGTGAACATCTGGTACTGGCGCGCGAGCTGGCAACACGGCGACCAGGACGTCGGCGGCGACATGTACGCGTACCCGCACCCGGACGCCGAGACCAAGCCCGGGCTCGCGGCCGATAACCCCCTCTCGAAGCAGCGCTATTCGGACTACGGACAGAACTACTACGCGAAGGGGTACGGCTCGCTGAGCTACGCCGAGAACCAGCCGGTGCAGGCATCCGGCCGGCGGACAGACGACGGCTGGCAGGTCGTGTTCGTCCGAGAGCGAACGGCGAACGGCACCTACGACGCCGGGCTCTCGGGCGGCGAGCCGGTCCACATCGCGTTCGCCGTCTGGAACGGCAGCGCCGACGAGGTGAACGGCAAGAAGTCGATCACCCTGCGCTTCAGCCAGCTACAGGGCGATGAACTGTCGGTTCCGTCCGACTCCTCGGGCGACTCCGGCGGCTCTGGCGGTGACGGCGCGGGCGGGGAGGGCGAACAGACCGCGAGCGGCGACGGGGACGACGGACTCTGGATCACCCGGAGCTTCGGCAACGGACTCGCCGGCGTGGTCGGCGTCGTCGTCGTCACGTACCTCGTCGCGTACCGGTCGATCAGACGGCGGTCCTGA
- a CDS encoding TorD/DmsD family molecular chaperone, with product MTDTPTTPEEFEEVKRRHGARAALYAVVAGAFCYPEESNVAELTDAAAVESMREAADRLGCGGAAGDLADALGSPDLDAETLADGYNALFGLPGDDGEYPVVPYEATYTVRDDLSAKQRRIATVSGLLDSLDLDRSDAFHDRHDHVAVELEIMQVLAARRAVAEADPDDEGDARTLELAEATVLETHLADFLPGLAHDLGAAVEREDVPDPAADVYVAAADLASELIEHDRARHPEPPETDAGLGGEPA from the coding sequence ATGACGGACACACCTACTACGCCGGAGGAGTTCGAGGAAGTCAAGCGACGCCACGGCGCTCGCGCGGCACTGTACGCCGTCGTCGCGGGGGCGTTCTGTTACCCGGAGGAGTCGAACGTCGCGGAGCTGACCGACGCGGCCGCCGTCGAGAGCATGCGCGAGGCGGCCGACCGGCTCGGCTGCGGCGGGGCGGCCGGCGATCTGGCCGACGCGCTGGGATCCCCCGATCTAGACGCTGAGACGCTCGCGGACGGCTACAACGCCTTGTTCGGGCTCCCGGGCGACGACGGCGAGTATCCGGTCGTCCCGTACGAGGCGACATACACCGTCCGCGACGACCTGAGCGCGAAACAACGCCGGATCGCGACCGTCTCGGGGCTGCTCGACTCGCTCGATCTGGACCGATCGGACGCCTTCCACGACCGCCACGACCACGTCGCCGTCGAACTGGAGATCATGCAGGTGTTGGCGGCGCGTCGCGCCGTCGCGGAGGCCGACCCCGACGACGAGGGCGACGCCCGCACGCTCGAACTCGCGGAGGCGACCGTGTTGGAGACGCATCTGGCCGACTTCCTGCCGGGCCTCGCACACGACCTGGGCGCGGCCGTCGAGCGCGAGGACGTTCCCGATCCCGCGGCCGACGTGTACGTCGCCGCGGCGGATCTGGCGAGCGAGCTGATCGAGCACGACCGGGCGCGCCACCCGGAGCCGCCCGAGACGGACGCCGGGCTCGGGGGTGAGCCGGCATGA